A portion of the Deinococcus peraridilitoris DSM 19664 genome contains these proteins:
- a CDS encoding alpha/beta hydrolase, with amino-acid sequence MRLVWLLIPLTFFGLTACSPVQTLNTLTPLVGLRVATNLAYGESTRQQLDLYSPAEPQTVPVVVFIHGGSWTGGSKDDYKFVGESLARAGYLTAVISYRLAPEFRYPEYVRDAALAVRWVRDNARRYGGDPARIFVVGHSAGAFNALEVVMNERWLREAGVPVTSISGVVGLAGPYDYDFRNFPSRNAFPEAALPESVLPSRHVRADPPPTLLLVAARDQVVAPENGRKMLAALERANADVQLNVIENADHYTIVGGLSTRLSFINPVRTRVLDFLQRYS; translated from the coding sequence GTGCGACTTGTATGGCTCTTGATTCCGTTGACGTTTTTTGGGCTGACTGCCTGCTCGCCTGTACAAACGCTCAATACCCTCACGCCCCTGGTTGGCCTGCGGGTCGCCACGAACCTCGCTTACGGGGAGTCTACCCGTCAGCAACTCGATTTATATTCTCCGGCCGAGCCCCAGACGGTGCCCGTCGTCGTGTTTATCCATGGAGGCTCGTGGACGGGAGGAAGCAAGGACGATTACAAATTCGTGGGAGAGTCTCTGGCGCGGGCCGGGTATCTCACCGCGGTGATCAGCTACCGGCTGGCGCCAGAATTCCGTTACCCCGAGTATGTGCGTGACGCGGCGCTGGCCGTACGGTGGGTGCGTGACAATGCCCGGCGTTATGGCGGCGATCCGGCACGAATTTTTGTGGTGGGTCACTCGGCCGGTGCGTTCAACGCCCTGGAAGTGGTGATGAACGAGCGTTGGTTGCGCGAGGCCGGGGTGCCCGTGACGAGCATCAGCGGGGTTGTGGGCCTGGCGGGACCGTACGATTACGACTTCCGGAATTTCCCCTCCCGCAATGCTTTTCCCGAGGCCGCCCTGCCGGAAAGCGTGTTGCCGAGTCGTCATGTTCGCGCTGATCCGCCGCCAACCCTGCTGCTGGTGGCAGCGCGTGATCAGGTCGTGGCGCCCGAAAACGGCCGCAAGATGCTGGCCGCGCTGGAACGTGCGAACGCCGATGTCCAGTTGAACGTGATCGAAAACGCCGACCATTACACCATCGTGGGCGGACTGTCGACACGGCTGAGCTTCATCAACCCGGTGAGGACTCGGGTGCTTGACTTTCTGCAGCGTTACTCATAG
- the sdaAB gene encoding L-serine ammonia-lyase, iron-sulfur-dependent subunit beta — MSLLDMIGPVMIGPSSSHTAGACRIGLVARALLGHPPEHARIGLHASFAKTGRGHGTHLAIVAGLLGFSPADPRLPRAFEEAQGAGVNYEFTDVDLGDVHPNSARLDLSGGGNETSVIASSTGGGVIHVVRVDGFKTDFSGASPTLLLRYQDAVGMIARVTALIAEDDVNIATLVCTREKRGGQALLSIELDARLSDHAVRQLATLPEISWHRMLPKVMD, encoded by the coding sequence ATGAGTCTCCTGGACATGATCGGCCCGGTAATGATCGGTCCTTCGAGCAGCCACACGGCGGGAGCCTGCCGGATCGGTCTGGTGGCCCGCGCCCTGTTGGGACATCCTCCTGAACACGCCCGAATCGGCCTGCATGCCAGCTTTGCGAAAACCGGACGCGGACACGGTACCCACCTGGCCATCGTGGCTGGATTGCTGGGATTCTCGCCTGCCGATCCACGCCTTCCGCGCGCCTTTGAAGAAGCACAAGGCGCCGGGGTCAACTACGAATTTACAGACGTGGACCTGGGTGATGTTCACCCCAACTCGGCCCGGCTCGACCTCTCAGGTGGCGGCAATGAAACCAGCGTGATCGCGTCGAGCACCGGAGGAGGCGTCATTCACGTCGTACGGGTGGACGGTTTCAAAACGGATTTCTCCGGTGCCTCGCCTACCCTGTTGCTGCGCTATCAAGACGCAGTGGGAATGATCGCACGCGTGACGGCACTGATCGCAGAGGACGACGTCAACATCGCCACACTGGTATGCACCCGCGAAAAACGTGGCGGCCAGGCCCTGCTGTCAATCGAGCTCGACGCCCGCCTGAGCGATCACGCCGTACGCCAGCTTGCCACACTGCCCGAGATTTCGTGGCACCGCATGCTGCCCAAGGTCATGGACTGA
- a CDS encoding L-serine ammonia-lyase, iron-sulfur-dependent, subunit beta, producing the protein MNLDDIMNAPAPASQWVLSEDCRENGLSEHDVRELMLGRIREMRDSIERGLKTQAKSVTGMVGWNAQGLWDAPDVLGAPLVKRVQAYAMAVNEENARMGRIVAAPTAGSAGTIPGALLGVADHLGLPDERLVMPMILAAGIGKAISRQMYISGAAGGCQAEIGSSAAMAAAAVTELLGGSPRACVHAASLALMNTIGLVCDPVGGYVEVPCVSRNAFYAVHAVSAAQLALAQLESFIPPDEVVTAMAQVGRMMPLELKETAEGGLAQTPTGLRVMHDMERKV; encoded by the coding sequence ATGAACCTGGACGACATCATGAACGCGCCCGCACCCGCCTCGCAGTGGGTATTGAGCGAAGACTGCCGAGAAAACGGTCTCAGTGAACACGACGTGCGGGAACTGATGCTCGGCCGGATCAGGGAAATGCGCGACAGCATCGAACGTGGCCTCAAGACCCAGGCCAAGAGCGTCACGGGCATGGTGGGCTGGAATGCCCAAGGCCTTTGGGATGCACCCGATGTGCTGGGCGCACCGCTGGTGAAACGCGTTCAGGCGTACGCCATGGCCGTGAACGAGGAAAACGCGCGCATGGGGCGCATCGTGGCCGCACCGACCGCCGGCAGTGCGGGCACCATCCCGGGCGCCCTCCTCGGGGTTGCCGACCACCTGGGCCTTCCGGACGAGCGGCTGGTCATGCCGATGATCCTGGCAGCCGGGATCGGCAAGGCCATCAGCAGGCAGATGTACATCTCGGGCGCAGCGGGTGGCTGTCAAGCCGAAATCGGGTCGAGCGCCGCGATGGCCGCCGCCGCCGTTACCGAGCTGCTGGGCGGCTCCCCACGCGCCTGCGTGCACGCCGCCAGTTTGGCGCTGATGAACACGATCGGCCTCGTGTGTGACCCGGTGGGCGGATACGTGGAAGTCCCCTGCGTCAGCCGCAACGCCTTTTACGCGGTGCACGCCGTCAGCGCGGCCCAGTTGGCCCTGGCGCAGCTTGAGAGCTTCATCCCCCCGGACGAGGTGGTGACGGCCATGGCCCAGGTGGGGCGTATGATGCCGCTGGAACTGAAGGAAACGGCCGAAGGCGGCCTGGCGCAGACCCCAACAGGACTGCGCGTCATGCATGACATGGAACGCAAGGTCTGA
- a CDS encoding S8 family serine peptidase produces MANTFVYHLEVPVAADDRVLAATLDELRGRADVEYAERDERLTVSKAPNDQDYPEQWNLTAVNMPQAWEVATGSPRSVIAVLDTGILFDPRRPACRHPDLEGKVLPGADFISDPGVSGDGGGRDSDPYDPGGDQPDGSSSYHGTHVAGIAAAATNNALGVAGVNWNARILPVRVLGRNGGVVSDVADALLWAAGIKVLGAPFNPTPAHVINLSVGGQGSACPASLQRAIDTVVNRGVVVVAAAGNSGQDVSGIFPANCSGVISVGATTRGGNRASYSNYGVGLDLMAPGGSESDGVYNLLGDDVYANTDPRFYTYAPVAGTSMAAPHVAALAALLKEQRPGLTPAQVVQRLRNTAIPLTATQCGRVGSSECGAGLIDAARALGQP; encoded by the coding sequence ATGGCAAACACGTTCGTCTACCACCTGGAGGTTCCCGTCGCGGCAGACGACAGAGTGCTCGCAGCCACCCTGGATGAGCTGCGTGGACGTGCCGACGTCGAGTACGCCGAGCGCGACGAGCGGCTGACGGTCAGCAAGGCGCCCAACGATCAGGATTATCCGGAGCAGTGGAATCTGACCGCCGTCAACATGCCTCAGGCCTGGGAAGTGGCGACAGGGTCGCCCCGAAGTGTCATCGCGGTGCTCGACACTGGAATTTTGTTCGACCCCCGTCGTCCGGCCTGCCGGCATCCCGATCTGGAGGGCAAAGTGCTTCCCGGCGCCGACTTCATCTCTGATCCTGGCGTTTCAGGTGATGGAGGAGGGCGTGACTCCGATCCGTACGATCCCGGCGGTGATCAGCCGGACGGCAGCTCCTCGTATCATGGAACGCACGTGGCGGGCATCGCGGCAGCAGCGACCAATAACGCTCTGGGGGTCGCGGGCGTGAACTGGAATGCCCGCATTCTGCCCGTGCGGGTCCTCGGCCGAAACGGTGGTGTGGTTTCGGACGTCGCCGACGCACTGCTGTGGGCAGCCGGGATCAAGGTGCTCGGTGCGCCCTTCAACCCCACGCCGGCGCACGTCATCAACCTCAGTGTAGGCGGTCAGGGAAGCGCGTGCCCGGCTTCCCTGCAGCGGGCCATCGATACGGTCGTGAATCGTGGAGTCGTGGTGGTGGCGGCGGCGGGCAACAGCGGGCAGGACGTCTCGGGCATCTTTCCGGCCAACTGCAGCGGCGTCATCTCGGTGGGTGCGACCACCCGGGGCGGAAACCGGGCTTCGTACTCGAACTACGGCGTGGGCCTCGACCTCATGGCGCCCGGGGGCAGCGAATCGGACGGGGTGTACAACCTGTTGGGCGACGATGTATACGCCAACACCGACCCCCGCTTCTACACCTACGCCCCGGTGGCCGGAACCAGCATGGCCGCACCCCATGTTGCCGCGCTGGCCGCCTTGCTCAAAGAGCAACGTCCCGGCCTGACCCCGGCGCAGGTGGTGCAGCGCCTGCGGAACACGGCGATTCCGTTGACCGCCACTCAGTGTGGGCGCGTCGGCAGCAGCGAGTGTGGTGCTGGCCTGATTGATGCTGCCCGTGCCCTGGGCCAGCCCTGA
- a CDS encoding PadR family transcriptional regulator — protein sequence MTLPTLQVLHVLYDDLHSEHYGLDLSRKTTLKSGTLYPILARLEQHGLVTSAWENVNPKAEGRPARRYYRLTGSGCCRAYAELERARAALNPAMPHRTVHG from the coding sequence ATGACCCTCCCGACGCTGCAGGTGCTACACGTTCTCTACGACGACCTCCACAGTGAACACTACGGCCTCGACCTCAGCCGGAAAACCACACTGAAAAGCGGGACCCTGTATCCCATTCTTGCCCGGCTGGAACAGCACGGTCTGGTGACCTCCGCCTGGGAAAACGTTAACCCAAAAGCGGAAGGCCGTCCCGCCCGGCGCTATTACCGCTTGACTGGCTCGGGTTGTTGCCGCGCGTACGCAGAACTGGAGCGGGCCCGCGCCGCCCTTAATCCGGCGATGCCCCACAGGACTGTTCATGGTTGA
- a CDS encoding ATP-binding protein — protein MPDTPTPSPTTAPPSAASQRADHLIARLQDVTEQLAAARTQEQVFVIVLQPALQALKALAGVVLLVNAAKDRLEIAAVQGYEEGAQTIWQNGPLNGNGPAGDVLRKNTPLFFEHQDDLLRAYPELAAQSGVTLPVATAVLPMFLDERPLGTLVLDFQEPYRFSDEERRFLRTLASQCAIAFGRAQLTTRLRGQLQERTSESEVARDRAEVLAALGDALQRAATPEEVAQLALPRIGPALRAQCMLMVRLDACAIRLPTLWGDTPEVIVSYMTRPGLSLRDTPVLQRVADSGQGLYLDDYHREPGTVWSFPALANGVEPIHTPDGTLEGFLVTWRPVVQHGWQEGERDLLKRAAATLGLALERAQSAAQLEAQHAALDARNRVLAAAEDWARDLTLDTDPFTLIRRAQELLYMSLPVQAAAYYEREGDRWFVRSMLGEFGNDDLRRAHDAGLPHATTGSLRVPFETGEVHYQDEYDVSIDGMPEHTSHVAATAMLPLMTVHGVRGIFGLALFDRTGWTGVGRAIIETVGRSLALALDRADQAVELTRERAALAAANEELEAFAYSVSHDLRTPVRHIMGFNDLLRKSFGTSLDPKAAQYLQVVDQAAARMNILINAMLDLSRTSRQPLLMRLVDLGALVASVQAELELEMLDRKVLWQVSPLPLISADHNLLRQVMLNLLANALKYTRTKEAGNVEVWAEEREDEWAIFVRDNGVGFDPRYADKLFGVFQRLHRQEEFEGTGVGLANVRRIVQRHGGRVWAQSTLGEGATFGFVLPKPD, from the coding sequence ATGCCTGACACGCCCACCCCCTCTCCGACAACCGCACCTCCCAGCGCCGCTTCGCAGCGCGCCGACCACCTGATCGCCCGCCTTCAAGACGTCACTGAACAACTCGCCGCTGCTCGTACCCAGGAGCAAGTGTTCGTGATTGTGCTCCAACCCGCTCTGCAAGCCTTGAAGGCTCTTGCAGGCGTAGTGTTGCTCGTGAACGCAGCGAAAGACCGTCTGGAGATCGCCGCCGTCCAAGGCTACGAGGAAGGCGCCCAGACCATCTGGCAGAACGGACCCCTCAATGGGAATGGGCCCGCTGGAGACGTCCTGAGGAAAAACACGCCGCTCTTCTTCGAGCACCAGGACGACTTGCTGCGCGCCTACCCTGAACTCGCTGCACAAAGCGGGGTCACGCTGCCGGTGGCCACCGCCGTGCTGCCGATGTTCCTCGACGAGCGGCCCCTCGGCACCCTGGTCCTCGATTTCCAGGAGCCATATCGCTTCAGCGACGAGGAGCGACGCTTCCTGCGCACCCTCGCCTCGCAATGCGCCATCGCCTTCGGGCGCGCGCAGCTGACCACCCGCTTGCGAGGCCAGCTGCAAGAGCGCACCAGCGAGTCCGAGGTCGCCCGCGACCGCGCGGAAGTCCTCGCGGCCCTGGGGGACGCGCTGCAACGTGCCGCTACCCCTGAAGAAGTTGCCCAACTGGCCTTGCCCCGCATCGGACCCGCCTTGCGGGCACAGTGCATGCTGATGGTGCGCCTTGACGCCTGCGCGATTCGCCTGCCCACCCTCTGGGGCGACACGCCAGAGGTCATCGTGTCGTACATGACGCGCCCCGGCCTCAGCCTGCGTGACACGCCGGTGCTGCAGCGTGTGGCGGACTCAGGTCAGGGCCTGTACCTGGACGACTACCACCGAGAACCGGGCACTGTCTGGTCCTTTCCCGCCCTGGCCAACGGGGTGGAGCCCATCCATACGCCGGACGGCACCCTGGAAGGCTTTCTCGTCACGTGGCGACCCGTGGTGCAGCACGGCTGGCAGGAAGGCGAGCGCGACCTGCTGAAGCGTGCGGCGGCGACGCTCGGTCTCGCCCTGGAGCGCGCTCAGAGCGCCGCGCAACTCGAAGCGCAACACGCCGCACTCGACGCGCGAAATCGGGTACTGGCCGCCGCCGAGGACTGGGCGCGTGACCTGACGCTCGATACCGATCCCTTCACGCTGATCCGACGGGCGCAGGAATTGCTGTACATGTCGCTGCCGGTGCAGGCGGCGGCCTACTACGAGCGCGAAGGTGACCGCTGGTTCGTGCGGAGCATGCTGGGGGAGTTCGGCAACGACGACCTGCGGCGCGCGCACGATGCGGGCCTGCCGCACGCCACCACCGGGAGCTTGCGCGTCCCGTTCGAGACGGGGGAGGTGCATTACCAGGACGAGTACGACGTGAGCATCGACGGCATGCCCGAGCATACCTCGCACGTGGCCGCCACTGCCATGCTGCCGCTCATGACGGTGCATGGCGTGCGCGGCATTTTCGGCCTGGCGCTTTTTGACCGGACGGGGTGGACGGGTGTAGGTCGCGCGATCATCGAGACGGTGGGGCGCAGCTTGGCGCTGGCGCTTGACCGGGCGGACCAGGCGGTGGAGTTGACGCGGGAGCGCGCGGCGCTCGCGGCGGCGAACGAGGAACTCGAAGCCTTCGCCTACAGCGTCAGCCATGACCTGCGCACGCCAGTCCGGCACATTATGGGCTTCAACGACTTGCTGCGCAAATCGTTTGGGACGTCGCTCGATCCCAAAGCGGCGCAGTACTTACAAGTGGTGGATCAAGCGGCGGCGCGCATGAACATTCTCATCAATGCGATGCTGGACCTCTCACGCACCTCCCGTCAACCCCTGCTGATGCGACTCGTAGACCTGGGTGCGCTCGTGGCGTCCGTGCAAGCGGAATTGGAACTGGAGATGCTGGACCGGAAGGTGCTGTGGCAGGTTTCTCCCCTGCCGCTCATCAGCGCGGACCACAACTTGCTGCGGCAAGTGATGTTGAACTTGCTTGCCAACGCGCTCAAGTACACCCGCACGAAGGAAGCGGGCAACGTCGAGGTGTGGGCGGAGGAACGCGAAGATGAGTGGGCGATCTTCGTGCGGGACAATGGGGTGGGCTTCGATCCAAGGTACGCGGATAAGCTTTTTGGGGTGTTTCAGCGCTTGCACCGCCAAGAGGAGTTCGAGGGTACAGGGGTGGGGCTGGCGAACGTGCGCCGCATTGTGCAGCGGCATGGGGGACGGGTGTGGGCACAAAGCACGCTAGGTGAAGGGGCGACGTTTGGTTTCGTGTTACCCAAACCTGATTGA
- a CDS encoding response regulator: protein MTQRVILLVDDSSAVEHLLRAALKKCGAPIDLHVKRTAEEAVRHAVDAPAPDLILLDISLPDGNGLVVLRCLRLHPPYQDIPILMFSSSHADADMQRARAQGATAYLIKPVGLAGYSSLIGQLAERWLCVQCAGLGTPEQ, encoded by the coding sequence TTGACCCAACGCGTCATCTTGCTCGTGGATGACAGTTCTGCGGTCGAGCATCTGTTGCGGGCGGCGTTGAAGAAATGTGGCGCCCCGATTGACCTTCACGTCAAACGCACCGCGGAAGAAGCGGTGCGTCATGCGGTGGACGCACCGGCGCCGGACTTGATCCTGCTAGACATCAGCTTGCCGGACGGGAATGGCTTAGTGGTCCTGCGGTGCCTGCGCTTGCATCCTCCCTACCAGGACATCCCTATCCTGATGTTCTCCAGTTCGCATGCAGATGCTGACATGCAACGGGCACGCGCCCAGGGTGCGACAGCGTACCTGATCAAACCCGTTGGGCTGGCTGGGTATTCCAGCCTGATCGGGCAGTTGGCGGAACGCTGGTTGTGTGTGCAGTGCGCAGGTCTTGGGACGCCTGAGCAGTGA
- a CDS encoding helix-turn-helix domain-containing protein, translating into MQTCFAAKLEARKAGDMLTELEEGLLGPAQHILPGDLLTGQDSRSDREKVRMRARIVRLGHTGFSLEHLAAHFQRCVEAISQDLDRFEQHDVHGLADGQAPGKPAKITPEMVTLVYPKLAEQRVWNCDLLSEAIEQELQVSIKREAIRVKLLELGYRWKRRCYSPARTPDPAAVTESDPLIGALKKGL; encoded by the coding sequence GTGCAGACCTGTTTCGCTGCAAAGCTGGAAGCGCGGAAGGCCGGAGACATGCTTACCGAGCTTGAAGAAGGACTCCTGGGACCGGCGCAACATATATTGCCCGGCGATCTCCTGACCGGTCAGGATTCAAGAAGCGACCGCGAAAAAGTCCGGATGCGGGCACGCATTGTCCGACTCGGTCACACCGGCTTCAGCCTCGAACACCTCGCCGCACACTTCCAGCGATGTGTCGAAGCCATCAGCCAGGACCTCGACCGTTTTGAGCAGCACGACGTCCACGGACTGGCAGATGGGCAAGCTCCCGGCAAACCGGCCAAGATCACCCCAGAAATGGTTACCTTGGTGTATCCGAAGCTGGCAGAGCAGCGCGTGTGGAACTGCGATCTGCTGAGTGAAGCCATCGAGCAGGAATTACAGGTGTCGATCAAACGGGAAGCCATCCGGGTGAAGTTGCTCGAGCTCGGCTACCGTTGGAAACGAAGATGCTACAGCCCGGCCAGGACACCTGATCCCGCTGCGGTGACAGAGAGTGATCCTTTAATTGGGGCGCTGAAAAAGGGGCTCTGA
- a CDS encoding winged helix-turn-helix transcriptional regulator, which translates to MECKGADAAAAAVELLQRKHVLPIIHALLAQPYCFNALQRAVHAPSAATLRDRLKALLAVGVIRRDDDTYHLTAAGYALQPVFDALSAFTAAHPQHDPAIVLDALQRRHAMPIMRELRQRSMGFNELQRALGAPSATTLTRRIIELQQIGLIFKTAPADSTVPGQYRHSPFGADFSPVVGCIVAWGIQHLRNARRSASSDEHAVAGDGP; encoded by the coding sequence ATGGAGTGCAAGGGAGCGGACGCGGCCGCCGCGGCCGTCGAACTCCTGCAGCGCAAGCACGTGCTGCCCATCATTCACGCCTTGCTCGCCCAACCGTACTGCTTCAACGCCCTGCAACGCGCCGTGCACGCTCCCAGCGCCGCCACCCTCCGCGACCGCCTGAAAGCCCTTCTCGCAGTGGGTGTCATTCGGCGCGACGACGACACGTATCACCTCACCGCTGCGGGGTACGCACTTCAACCCGTCTTCGACGCCCTCTCCGCCTTTACCGCTGCTCACCCGCAGCACGACCCGGCGATCGTCCTGGACGCGCTGCAGCGCCGCCACGCGATGCCGATTATGCGAGAACTGCGCCAGAGAAGTATGGGATTCAACGAGCTGCAACGCGCCCTTGGCGCGCCCAGCGCCACCACGCTCACCCGCCGCATAATTGAACTTCAACAGATCGGCCTCATCTTCAAAACTGCCCCTGCGGACAGCACCGTCCCCGGACAGTACCGGCATTCCCCGTTTGGCGCGGACTTCAGTCCGGTGGTGGGCTGTATTGTCGCTTGGGGCATCCAGCACCTGCGCAACGCGCGCCGCTCAGCATCGAGCGACGAGCATGCAGTGGCGGGCGACGGCCCGTAA
- a CDS encoding NAD(P)-dependent oxidoreductase has translation MNLAILGGTGRTGQHLITLALQRGHNVRVLARDPSKIKRQHERLSIIPGDARDMNAIARLLEHSDAVLSALGPTPGTSSDTMTSAAQHLVTLLPSHGIRRLITLTGAGVSHPGDQPKLIDHVIRTLLKLTQPTILNDSTTHANLIRASTLDWTIVRVPRLTDGILKPVHAGSVGTIKPFVTRASVARFMLDQLDSDAFIQNAPAISN, from the coding sequence ATGAACCTCGCCATCCTCGGCGGCACCGGCCGCACCGGCCAGCACCTGATTACCCTCGCCCTGCAGCGCGGACATAACGTCCGCGTCCTCGCGCGCGACCCCAGCAAAATCAAACGCCAGCATGAACGGCTCAGCATCATCCCAGGCGACGCGCGCGATATGAACGCCATCGCGCGCCTGCTTGAACACAGTGACGCCGTCCTCAGCGCCCTCGGTCCCACCCCCGGCACCAGCAGCGACACCATGACCAGCGCCGCCCAACACCTCGTCACGCTGCTTCCCTCCCACGGCATCCGGCGCCTGATTACCCTTACCGGCGCTGGCGTCTCCCACCCCGGCGACCAGCCGAAACTCATCGACCACGTGATCCGGACACTGCTCAAGCTCACCCAGCCCACCATTCTCAATGACTCAACCACACACGCCAACCTGATCCGCGCCAGCACTCTCGACTGGACCATCGTGCGCGTTCCGAGGCTTACCGACGGCATCCTGAAGCCCGTCCACGCCGGATCAGTCGGAACCATCAAGCCATTCGTCACGCGCGCCAGCGTCGCCCGGTTCATGCTCGACCAGCTCGACAGCGACGCCTTCATCCAAAATGCCCCCGCCATCAGCAACTGA
- a CDS encoding NADP-dependent oxidoreductase produces the protein MRAVRFHTFGDPSVLRLEETNWPYPKRDEVLIHVHASSVNGTDLGIRGGSGPFKLVTCLPFTPGFDVAGEVARCGPDVTAFNVGDRVYALLGHGGGGAAEYVTVRQSRVALVPQRIPLAHAAAVPLAGLSALQALRRGAALHLRPGAHVLIVGASGGIGSFAVQIAKYYGAHVTGAARPEKHPFVRSLGAHETIDTRSLAESGVEGRWDVIFDTAPILTLSAARPHLTPSGTLVSVRAFPAEVAEVTALVTPGGPHFHGMQTRERGLDLALLSRWIDAGHLHVPIDHAFPLEQVADAHRYLEGSDVRGKVLLTTG, from the coding sequence ATGCGAGCAGTCCGATTCCACACCTTCGGCGACCCGTCCGTACTGCGCCTTGAAGAAACCAACTGGCCCTACCCGAAGCGCGATGAAGTCTTGATCCACGTGCACGCCTCCAGCGTGAACGGCACCGATCTCGGCATCCGCGGCGGAAGCGGACCCTTCAAGCTCGTGACGTGCCTCCCCTTTACTCCCGGCTTCGACGTCGCGGGCGAAGTTGCCCGCTGCGGCCCGGACGTTACGGCGTTCAACGTAGGAGACCGCGTGTACGCCCTGCTCGGCCACGGGGGGGGTGGTGCCGCGGAGTACGTCACCGTCCGGCAATCCCGGGTCGCCCTCGTCCCGCAGCGCATTCCACTGGCGCACGCCGCCGCTGTCCCCCTGGCCGGCCTCAGCGCCCTGCAAGCCCTCCGTCGCGGGGCCGCGCTGCACCTCAGGCCGGGTGCCCACGTCCTGATCGTCGGTGCGTCCGGCGGAATCGGGTCGTTCGCCGTGCAGATCGCCAAGTATTATGGCGCCCACGTCACCGGCGCCGCACGTCCGGAAAAGCACCCCTTTGTCCGGTCGCTCGGCGCGCACGAAACCATCGACACACGCTCCCTGGCGGAATCCGGCGTTGAGGGACGCTGGGACGTGATCTTCGATACCGCACCCATCCTCACCCTGTCCGCCGCCCGCCCGCACCTCACCCCCTCAGGAACCCTGGTGAGCGTCCGCGCCTTCCCCGCAGAAGTGGCCGAAGTCACGGCGCTTGTCACGCCTGGCGGTCCGCACTTTCATGGGATGCAGACGCGTGAACGCGGCCTCGACCTCGCGCTCCTTTCGCGGTGGATTGACGCCGGTCATCTGCACGTCCCGATCGACCATGCCTTCCCCCTGGAACAGGTCGCGGATGCGCACCGATACCTCGAAGGCAGCGACGTGCGCGGTAAAGTACTCCTCACCACCGGATAA
- the ftsY gene encoding signal recognition particle-docking protein FtsY produces MSWFDRLRQGLSKTRTQLNQMAGPLGVDVKDVLTNRLETIEDLEFALIAADVGRAATEEILQDIKNSGKRDLQEALMDAMTLQLEPDARRAQLRKLGFTPDARRATVEPQGSVIMMIGVNGVGKTTTIAKLGQYYGSKGKRVMFAAGDTFRAAAGAQLGVWGERLGVPVVQGVDGGDPAAVAFDAATSRRSRGYDLLLVDTAGRLHTKHNLMEELKKVKRVIDKADPGEPAEVWLVLDAVTGQNGLSQAVKFHEVVGLTGVVVTKLDGTAKGGIVVPIVRELGVPIKFIGVGESAEDLQPFDAREFVRALFDVQVPLQATED; encoded by the coding sequence ATGTCATGGTTTGACCGGCTGAGGCAAGGCCTCAGCAAGACCCGCACGCAACTGAATCAAATGGCCGGCCCGCTGGGCGTGGACGTCAAAGACGTCCTGACCAACCGGCTTGAGACCATCGAGGACCTCGAATTCGCCCTGATCGCTGCCGACGTTGGTCGCGCGGCCACCGAAGAAATCCTGCAGGACATCAAGAACAGCGGCAAGCGCGACTTGCAGGAAGCCTTGATGGACGCGATGACCCTGCAGCTCGAACCGGATGCCCGGCGCGCGCAACTGCGCAAGTTGGGCTTCACCCCCGATGCGCGCCGCGCCACAGTCGAACCGCAGGGAAGCGTCATCATGATGATCGGCGTGAACGGTGTCGGCAAGACCACCACCATTGCCAAGCTGGGACAGTACTACGGCAGCAAGGGCAAGCGGGTGATGTTTGCGGCCGGGGACACCTTCCGCGCTGCTGCCGGGGCGCAACTGGGCGTCTGGGGCGAGCGTCTCGGAGTGCCGGTGGTGCAAGGCGTCGATGGCGGCGACCCGGCGGCGGTGGCGTTTGACGCTGCCACGTCCCGCCGGTCGCGCGGGTACGACCTGTTGCTGGTGGACACTGCCGGACGCCTGCACACCAAGCACAACCTGATGGAAGAGCTCAAGAAGGTCAAGCGGGTCATCGACAAGGCCGATCCGGGCGAGCCTGCCGAAGTCTGGCTGGTGCTCGACGCCGTGACCGGGCAAAACGGCCTGTCACAGGCGGTCAAATTCCATGAGGTGGTCGGCCTGACCGGCGTGGTTGTCACCAAGCTCGACGGTACGGCCAAGGGTGGCATTGTGGTGCCGATCGTGCGCGAGTTGGGCGTGCCCATCAAATTCATCGGTGTGGGTGAGAGCGCCGAGGATTTACAGCCCTTCGATGCCCGCGAGTTCGTCCGCGCCTTGTTCGACGTGCAGGTCCCGTTGCAGGCAACTGAAGACTAA